DNA from Bacillus sp. Marseille-P3661:
TCGTAGGAGGAGTAGTGTTTAACTTACTAGATCTTCCGCTAGCGTGGATGCTTGGTCCATTGACTAGTGTATTGTTATACCAAACGTTTACAAAACGCAGCTTAAATTGGCCGATAAGTTTCAGGAATTCAGGACAATTACTTTTAGGCTATAGTATGGGATTATCTTTTACAGTAGAAAGTGGGAGGAGAATTATAACGCAATTACCATCTATGTTCCTTTCAACCGTAGCAATGATTGGTTTGTGTTTAGCAGTAGCTTTTTTTGTCGCAAAAATTACGGATATTAACTTGCCTAGCAGTGTAATGGGAACAACACCGGGTGGTTTAACGCAAATGGTGTTATTAAGTGAAGAAATAAAGGGAGCCGATCAGACAATTGTTACTTTTATGCAAACGATTCGGATGTTAGCTGTCATTTTTTTGGTGCCGACGATTGTCTTTCATAGTGCAGGTAATGAAATCGTTCAGGTTACAAAGCCTATAGAATCAGGGAGCTTTACGCAGCTAACATTAGCAAATGGTATGTTAGTTCTTATTATTTTGTTAATTGTCGCTAGTTTAGCTGTGAAATTTAAATTTCCGACCCCATGGATTGTTGGACCATTACTTACATCAGCGATATTAACTGTAACTGGCTGGAATCCACCCCACCTTCCACAAACAATGATTATTCTTGCGCAATTTTGTATGGGCGTTTATTTAGGGTTAGGTATTAAGTTTCACGCACTTGGTAATTGGAAAGCTCTGCTACCATATTCAATAGTAGCTGGTGTCATCATTGTATTTTTTTCTTTTGTTGTTTCATATATTTTGACCTTGATTCATCCTATGAGCCTTAGCACAGCCTTTTTAAGTATAGCACCAGGTGGTTTACCTGAGATGGGGGTAACAGCTCATGCAGTTAATGCTGATGTATCAATTGTAACGGCTTATCAGCTTTTTCGTATCCTTTTTATTTTATTTATAGTTCCTTTATTCTTCAGATGGTTCTTCGGAAGAAGTACGGTGGTAGGCTTAGGGGAAAAAGAAAAACATTTAAACTAGGCAGCCTGAATAAAGACTGCCGTTTTACTTGTAATACTAGTCCAGCATGTAAAAGGAAGATAGCTTTAAAAGACGCAAATTAGTAGGCAATGCTTGCCTGTCGGGGCTGACCAAGGCGCTTCCGCATTTCTAGTTTATCTAGCTCCAGTCGATAGCCCTTCGGGAAAAATAACCTTTCGTAGGATAATGAGGAAAAACACCTCATATCCTCCGAAAGAACATTTTCCATTCAGGGCTGACCAATCGACTTCCGCCTTTAGTTAAACCAGCCCATTTTTTTGAACCACATATACATGGATATGCTGAGAACCCCCATTATAGCAAGTGCTATAAAATAGCCATACCTCCAAGTTAGCTCAGGCATGTATTCAAAATTCATTCCGTATATGCCTGCTATGAAAGTTAGTGGCGCAAAGATAGATGTGATAATTGTAAGAACTTGCATGATTTTGTTTGTTTTATGTGACGTTAGGGAAATATAGCTGTCTCTTATATCCATTGTGATTTCACGATTTGATTCGACCATTTCAGATAGTTTTAGGAGATGATCGTAGATATCTGCAAAATATACTTTGCGATTAAGGATACCTTGTAAATGATGGGAGTTTAACATTCTGTATAGCAAGTCGCGCATGGGGTTTACTGTATGTCTTAATGTTAACAATTGGCTGCGAATATCAAATAGCTCGTCTAACAGGATTTCCATTGGTTTATTATTAGGATTATCCTCAAATTGATTAAGCTTATCCTCCATCTCGTATATGATTGGAAAATAATCGTCGACAATCTTATCTAATATCTGATAAAACGTATAGTAGTGGTCCCACTGGTCTATTTTCTTTGTTGATTTTAAACGATCCCAAACAAGATCGATTTCCTTCGATTCCTCGTGATGAAAAGAAATAATAGAATTCTCTCCCATAAAAAAGTTAATTTCCCGTTTAGTAAAGTCTGTTTTAATTGAATGAGTGACAAAAAAAGTATAATCATCATAATAATCTAGTTTCGGCCTTTGTAATCGGTGGATACAATCGTCAATCGCAAGAGGATGGAATTCAAAAAAATCGGACATTACCATAAGTTCCTCTGGAGTAGGCGTGCTAAAATCAACCCAAAACCAGATAGTCCCATCCGAATATAAGTCTGCAAGTGAAACACCCTCAATAACTCTCCTGTTTTCATCAATAGCGATAATATTAATCATGTTTACACACCTTTTTTCAATTGGTAACGATATGAAATGCACAACTATGTGGAAGGATTTACAAATATAAGTGTTTGCAAACTTATCGGCATTTATAAGTTCATAAAATTTCTTTGCTAAGTAGTTAATTTACATAAGTAAAATGAAAATCCTATTAATAAAGAGAAAAATTATGAAATTACAAGATAACTGGCAATGATATGCGCTTTCTTGCGGATTGTTTCCGTTTTCTTGTTCATTTAGGGGATTAGTAAAAATATTACAAAAGGAGCAGAATTAGGTTAATAATCAATGAAAGAAGGGTTTTTTGATGAGAAAATTCTTTTCAAAAATTCATGAAATGATCGAAGAGTATTATGAGTTGCGCGCTCGTGCCGAAGAAGTAATCAAGCAAAATAAAAAACAGCATTAACATTAATAACAGCAGCTCCAGCTACTTATGGTAGACGGGGCTGTTTTTATTTTATAAATGATAGGATTCATGGAAAATTAATTAGTGTAATAACAGGCTCAGGTCCCGATCCTCATTATAATCAAATTATCATCATAAATTATTTGATCTAGTTGTTAGATCGTTAAACCTAAGCGGCTATTTCAGGTATTCCCATGTAAGCTCCTCCCAACCTTTTACATTATGAAAAGATTCAAAAAATATTTGATTTAAAATTCCAATGTTACATAATACTGTGATATAATAATGTTATGTAACATAGGAGGGTATTGGATGAAAACCGTTGAAGCTATTAAGGATTTCAAACAGCTCAGAGAGATGAAGAACTATTTATCTAGTCGTTCATCTAGAGATTATTGTTTATTTTTACTTGGAATTAATACCGGAATTCGCCTTCAAGAATTGCTAAATATACATGTTAAAGATGTCATGTCGGAAACAGGTGGTATTTCTCCTTTTATTTTATCCACCATTCATCATAGTCCACCTGTTTATTTGAATGAAAATGTTCGTAAGGCTATCCAAAACTTGATTCAAGATAGCTGTCTTACCATAGATGATTACCTTTTTAAGTCTAGAAAAACGAATGAACCGATCACAAGACAACAGGCCTACCGAATTATTAATGAAGCTGCAAAACAAGCAGATATCGAAGGTTCAATTGGTACACACACGCTCCGGAAAACATTCGGCTATCATGCTTATTGTAAAGGAATAGCCATTTCATTAATTCAAAAAAGATTACAGCATTCAAGCCCTTCCGAAACAATTCACTACATTGGTTTGCAAGGAGAAAAGCATTTGCAAACCATTATTCTTGATGTAAATCTATAAAGAAAGAGAGTTGATTCTATGTCCCAAACAGACTCATTTATTTTGCTTGCTGCAACATTTTTTATCGTTGGTGTATTAACAACCAAATTTTCGTCGCGTTTAGGAGTCCCATCCCTTATTCTCTTTATGATGGTTGGGATCATTATGGGAAGCGATGTTCTTGGCATTATATATTTTGATAATGCGCAGCTTGCCCAGATGATTGGTATTACTGCACTTGTTATCATTTTGTTTGAAGGCGGCTTGCAGACCACCTGGAAAAATGTTCGCCCTGTTATCGTTCCCTCCCTTTCTTTAGCTACATTTGGCGTACTATTGACGTCAGGAATTGTTGCAGTTGCCGCTAGATTCATTCTTGATATTGGTTGGCTTGAATCAATCCTCTTCGGCGCAATCGTGGGCTCTACTGATGCCGCCGCTGTATTTGCTGTTTTAAAAGGCCAAAATATCAAGCCACGTCTTGCTGCTACCTTAGAGGCGGAGTCCGGTTCAAACGACCCGATGGCAGTGCTTTTGACTGTTGCAACAATTGAATTAATTACAAATCCAAGTGCAAGTATTTTAAGTATGGTTGGCACGTTTTTTGTACAGATGATTGTCGGCCTAGTGTTAGGTGTCTTTTTTGGTAGATTGGCCATTTTTTCCTTAAATCGTATAAATCTAGATTCAAGTGGACTTTACCCTGTATTTGCCACTGCGTTTGCTCTTCTAACCTATGGATTTACAGCTTTCTTAAATGGCAGTGGACTTCTAGCTGTTTATATTGCAGGCATAATTATTGGGAATGCAGAGGAAATCGCCTTTAGGCAATCTATCTTCCGGTTTTCGGAAGGCTTAGGATGGATGATGCAAATATTAATGTTCGTGATCTTAGGCTTATTAGTATTTCCATCTGAATTGTTGACTGTTGATATTCTGACAAAGGGTTTATTGATGTCGTTTATTTTAATGGTAATTGCTAGACCAATTGCAGTTTATTTATCAACGATTAAGATGAAATATACTAATAAAGAGCGAGTCTTTCTATCTTGGGCCGGCTTAAAAGGAGCTGTGCCGATTGTACTTGCAACCTATCCGCTTTTAGCTAATGTGGAAGGAAGTAATCTAATTTTTAATGTAGTATTTTTCGTTGTATTAACAAGCTGTTTAATCCACGGTTCTACCATTACCTATTTAGCAAAAAGGCTTGGCTTAACAGGTCCAGAAAAAGCTACACCAATGCATTCTTTAGAGCTCGTATCTCTTGGTAAGGCCGATGCTGAAATGCTTGAGTAT
Protein-coding regions in this window:
- a CDS encoding AbrB family transcriptional regulator, yielding MFDFGNEKVGKTVVTIASIIETIFIGIVGGVVFNLLDLPLAWMLGPLTSVLLYQTFTKRSLNWPISFRNSGQLLLGYSMGLSFTVESGRRIITQLPSMFLSTVAMIGLCLAVAFFVAKITDINLPSSVMGTTPGGLTQMVLLSEEIKGADQTIVTFMQTIRMLAVIFLVPTIVFHSAGNEIVQVTKPIESGSFTQLTLANGMLVLIILLIVASLAVKFKFPTPWIVGPLLTSAILTVTGWNPPHLPQTMIILAQFCMGVYLGLGIKFHALGNWKALLPYSIVAGVIIVFFSFVVSYILTLIHPMSLSTAFLSIAPGGLPEMGVTAHAVNADVSIVTAYQLFRILFILFIVPLFFRWFFGRSTVVGLGEKEKHLN
- the corA gene encoding magnesium/cobalt transporter CorA, with amino-acid sequence MINIIAIDENRRVIEGVSLADLYSDGTIWFWVDFSTPTPEELMVMSDFFEFHPLAIDDCIHRLQRPKLDYYDDYTFFVTHSIKTDFTKREINFFMGENSIISFHHEESKEIDLVWDRLKSTKKIDQWDHYYTFYQILDKIVDDYFPIIYEMEDKLNQFEDNPNNKPMEILLDELFDIRSQLLTLRHTVNPMRDLLYRMLNSHHLQGILNRKVYFADIYDHLLKLSEMVESNREITMDIRDSYISLTSHKTNKIMQVLTIITSIFAPLTFIAGIYGMNFEYMPELTWRYGYFIALAIMGVLSISMYMWFKKMGWFN
- a CDS encoding tyrosine-type recombinase/integrase; the protein is MKTVEAIKDFKQLREMKNYLSSRSSRDYCLFLLGINTGIRLQELLNIHVKDVMSETGGISPFILSTIHHSPPVYLNENVRKAIQNLIQDSCLTIDDYLFKSRKTNEPITRQQAYRIINEAAKQADIEGSIGTHTLRKTFGYHAYCKGIAISLIQKRLQHSSPSETIHYIGLQGEKHLQTIILDVNL
- a CDS encoding potassium/proton antiporter translates to MSQTDSFILLAATFFIVGVLTTKFSSRLGVPSLILFMMVGIIMGSDVLGIIYFDNAQLAQMIGITALVIILFEGGLQTTWKNVRPVIVPSLSLATFGVLLTSGIVAVAARFILDIGWLESILFGAIVGSTDAAAVFAVLKGQNIKPRLAATLEAESGSNDPMAVLLTVATIELITNPSASILSMVGTFFVQMIVGLVLGVFFGRLAIFSLNRINLDSSGLYPVFATAFALLTYGFTAFLNGSGLLAVYIAGIIIGNAEEIAFRQSIFRFSEGLGWMMQILMFVILGLLVFPSELLTVDILTKGLLMSFILMVIARPIAVYLSTIKMKYTNKERVFLSWAGLKGAVPIVLATYPLLANVEGSNLIFNVVFFVVLTSCLIHGSTITYLAKRLGLTGPEKATPMHSLELVSLGKADAEMLEYEMMEDHAIVGKTLLEIPFPEGSLVNAIIRNNQLITPKGNTTIEAGDLLYILSSRKNKAHLKKLLQEKKYSMETDTVEESTG